AACTGTATGTAATCTGTCTGAGCCCCTAAATGGAGCAAAGAACTGTGCAGCTTGGTTTTGTATTTCAGCTACTGCAGAAAGCTAAAGATACGCTAAAAGTGGAGTTGCAACTGCTACTGAATTTTCATATTGAGTGAGTAGgactttttttcaaaaaaaaaaagtgaaaatatatAGGAGGGTTCGAACCCGATATATCTTACTTGGATAATTACCTAGCCGCTCCTGGAAAAACAGGTCATTAATCGCTCCCTGAGTGAAGTAGTTGATTTGATTGCCAAAGTTATAAAACTTTTTTAAGGGGCATGCTTGCTATATCCCTTTCGGCCATTGTCAATAATCAGGGGCAGCACGTAGTCACGGAAGACTAAGAAATAGAAGTCGCTATTTGTGGTTTAGGAGAAAGGAAGACTAAGGGAACAGAAGTCATTTTGTTCTTGACTTGACGAATTGTTTCGGTTTCTCACTAGCTGCTGCACCCGACAGTGAGCTCTTCTTTGTCTTGATCAGCTGACTTGGCTAGCCTGTAGTTGACCCCGTCAACTACGCAAAGGATTCTATGAAATTGGCTTTGTGTCCTTGAAATAATTGACTTGTGATGGAAATATGCACTCCAAGATTATCCACTTGCGCTCCgctgtctctttttttttttttttttttttttttttctggacaaAAATGCACTGCCATCATCGGTCTCTCCTTTCTATAAAAATAAAGATTAAGAGCCTCTACAATTACCCGTGGTAATTGTACGCTGCACCATATATACTGATAACAAATACAGATACTAGTATAATGAAATTAAAagcaaaacaatttttttttctcttattaaaacttgatttcaaaaatttgttgtGTTTTTACCTATTGTTGTTGTTTTAATATCTACTCTTAATACTTTAGCATTTACATTTATTGTGCTAGTATCTACGCTGTAACGTACAATTCTTATCCTTTGTTTTTGTGCGACTATCATGTTAGGACTCTCCCAAATTTTGATAGGATATAAAACCAAATTGCAGCCAGCGGTTTAACatagaaagagaagaagaagaaaaaaaaaaatcaaactcaAACCCATTTCAAAGTTCAACCTTTCTCTTATTAATCACATCACAGGCCCCACGTGAATGGGCTGGTGGTTGGCGCCTCCTCCTCGAGACCGTTAGGTCCTGGGGTCGAACCTCCGCAGCAACATCAGTTCGCCGTGCATTTAACGTGCTAGGTCTGGTTGGGGCGCTGGACCGGGCCGGAgtggggattagtcgggccgcctttacggacttgacccggacaccccactccgtcgaccaaaaaaaaaaaaaaaaaaaaaaaatcacatcaCAGCATCTAGATGCATGCGGACTATGAGAGTGTTTAGAAAGCcgaatactctatccaaacacactcaatatTATGATTCTATGACTTGCATTGgaataactctttttttttttttggatgggaAGATGTAAGAAAAAATATGGCCAATTAGATCTTTGAAAGGTCCAGAACATCAAAGGACAGAATCGTCCTTTCACCTAAAAAAAAACCCCCAAATATGGACGGTAAGTAGTTAATTGTGGAGCGCGATCCGAATATCAGCTCCCATCAATAAGTAATTGTAGTAATTGGTAATGTACAGATAACCTTTTCATTCTTACAAAGTTTGTTTAGGGGCTAAATTATAGGGAGCTGATCAATTGAGGCATTATTATTGTGTAcgggtttaaaacaaaaaaaaaaaaaagagtattaTCGAGTTTAGAATATAATTGGCCTCAGAAATTTTGAAATCAGGCATCTAGATGCGTAATGATATCTATTTTTGTGATCAAGGAATATTTCGACTAGGCTTAATCTCAAGTTGCCCCCTATAATGTAAGTGGAGTAGGAAATTTTGCaccttataatttataaatttacAAATTGCCCCTCTAATCAATCGAACAAACATGCCGGTTAAACTTTTGTATGTGTGAGGTGCGAAAGGATAGTTATGTCCTCATATACATAATGCTTTGGTAGTTTTGTCCTTAGAAAATTATGTTGTTATTATTTTTCTATAAAGAATTTTATAGTGTCTAAAAATTTATGATACAAGTGCAAATGTAAATAactatataaattattttttactaTATCAATTTTTAGTTACTTATGATACTTTATactatttaaatattttttacaacAAAATACCACTATATATTTGAacatcaaaaaataaatattaataagggaaaagaaagaaaaataaaagtgaaTTACTACTTATGAAtatgtaattttcatttttttgtgaCAAGGAattaattatgaaaataatatatatatatgtatatgtataacATTAGTGTTATTCAACAACCCCTACTTTAGACACTCGATTTGAAGCTTACCTAGCTCTTGTCAAGACTAAAACTAAAATTAGAAATGCCAAAACTTCAATAAATATaacattaaataaatatatatatatatatttctttgcTTCTTAATAATTCTTGTTAATGTTCAAATATCTACTaatattttcttattaaaaaagtTTAACTAACATGAATTATCATAAAAACTACAACATTTatttagtaaaaataatttatacaaTTTCAATTATTACAGCTACATTTATGCCATCATTTTTTACACACTACAATATTCTTCTATGGAAACTTATTATAACATCATTTCTAAAAGATAAAAGTATCAAAGTATCGCGTAACTGAGCACATGAATGCCTTTTATGTTGATCCATGTGTTTGACCATTTGTCTGGAGGGGGCATTTTTGAGTTTTTGGATTATAGGAGGTAATCTGCCACTCACCTCATATTACAGGGGGCAACTTGTAATTATGCCTTCGGACGAGTTTTATACTTTTTTGTATTAATGGGTTTAaccccaaagaaaaaaaaaagtgactaGCTTTCACCGAGTGGACGATATATCACGTAAGTCTTGCAAACGATGTGCAACAATGAACGTTCAAGCCAATATTGGACCATTTATGCTCTTACTTTAGATGACAAATTgttatctaaaaaattaattttaatcttgaaccccccccccctctctctcttactGTTATCCATTTCTCTTTCTCATCTACTTAATTTTCAACAGCAATTATCAGTTACTATTCGGTGGAGAGAGTTTATCAGTTTACCTGAAGTCCATGTTAGAGATCCTTGAGAACTTGAAATGATTGGAGCATTTGCAAGTCGAATGAATCTAACTTCATACGTCAATTTCTGGTGCAGCCCAGAGAATTTGAGCGTATTTGGATCCACATTCACACTTACTCCTCGTGGTTGGACAATCTTAACTGTGTAAACCGAACCAACCTCGCCAACATTTGTCACTGTTCTTGTAAATCTCTGCACAGTTGCTTCAAAGACGATGGAAAAAGAAGGACAATTTAGTTGTGAATCCGGTATCCTCGATTCTGCTGAGCAGTTCACATGACGTTGTAGTAGCATGCCAACCTGTCTATTTGTGCAATTCAGGCCGCACAGGTAAGGTATGTAATCTTTAGGTTCAATATCGTAGACGAGACCTGGATTGTTGGCTCCTGATGGTTTCACATGGCCTGCACCAATGGCAAAGACATCAGCAGGGAGGAGGTTTTGTTGATCCGCAATTGGCTTCTTTTCGAGGTTGACAGAATCAGCAGTAGTAATGATTGCAGATTTAATTGCAGCGGGAGACCAATCAGGGTGTGCACTCTCCAGCAAGGCTGCCACACCACGGAGGTGTGGGCAAGACATTGAGGTGGCTGAAGCGAAATTGAAAGTGGATTTTGTGTTGGGGTTGTTTTCAACAGAGAGATGCCATGCTGCAAGAATACTCACCCCAGGGCCGACTATGTCTGGTTTCAAGATGCCTGGACTTTACACACTTGGGCCTCTAGACGAGAATGAAGCAACAGCTGGAGCTCGATCATCTCCGATTGCAGTTCCATTACAGAAGATTGCAGCCTTAGGGAAGTTTGTGGAGTTCATATAACCCATGATCTTAACTCCATCAACATAACTCACATGTGCAGCAGGAACCGCATGAACATCAGCTTCTGTGGTGTAACCCCGATGCACTGAGTTCATGATGATCATGGCTGCACCTCCAGCAGCCTTCACATATTTCCCCTTCTCAACTCCTGTTAGCCCACCTGCCTTACATAAGACTGTCTTTCCTTTGACATCAGTGTTGTTTAATGAATCAGGAACACAATAAGCAGCAAACAGATTGCTCTCATTATATCCGGGATAAACAAGAGGAAACATTGTTGAGGCAAAATCCTTAGGTTGGAAAGCTGATTCCCCTTCTAGTTTCTCATTGTTTCCAAGCATTGCTGATGCCCAGATCTTCCTGTCCATGGTACTTGCACCGACAGTGAGAATCCAAGGGGCATCGTTACCTCGGGAGAAATTAAAAGGGCCTGCATTTCCATCTGAGCAACTAACAAAAATACCCCTGTCCATCCTCAATAGCAGTGTCCATTGCAGCCAATATGTCACTGTCAGAGCAACCAAAGCTGCATACTTCATATATTGCCAAGTGTGCATGAGGCGCTACGCCTGTAGCAGTGCCATTAGCATTTCCGTAGACAATGGCACCTTTGACGAAGTTTCCAGCAGCTGTGCTTGCTCTATGGGTACCGTGGTCATATGCATCAGCTAATGTACCATTTTGATCATCTTGGACGAAGTGTTGTGCTCCAATGATTTTGTTGTTACACAAGGATGCAGGTTTGAGTTCACGCTTCCCCTTCCACTTGGCAGGTGGAGGAGCGATTCCTTCATCACTTAAGGAAGGGTGGGCAGGTGTGATCCCGGTGTCCAAGATGCCAATGATCACTCGCACCGTTACCATAATTTGAGTCTTTCCAGAATCCCAAATTTTGTTGTAACCCCATAAAACTAGGAGGATGAGTCGTGTGTAGCTAGGGATAGTTTTCTCGTGGGCGCGCAGAAATAAATCCCAtctttttctccatttctttcaCTCCTTCAGGAGATAATCTCGCGGCAAATCCCTTCATTACATTGCGATAGGAATAAACCAAGCGAGACTTAAAATTTGAGTTTTCAGTTGTTGTTGGCAAAAATGAACGGTACCAGCTTTCCAAGTCTTCTGACTCGGAAAAAAGCTGACCATCCGGGGCCTCAACGTGAACGATGTAAGTTTCTAAGTTGCTTTTTTCAGGAACTTCCCCCGCAACAATAGCCAAAACACAGAAAATGAGCATGTAAACGAGAGAGGAAATGACCATTAGTGCCATTTCCAAAGCTTTTGAAGTCTTGAAATTCTTCGTTAACAAGCTAGAGATTATGTGCTTGAGCGGCTGAACAAGGCAAGCATGTGTATAGAGAAAAGTAGAGACGGttaatttcctttcttttcgagCAGTGGTATTTATTGCCATCTTGCAATTGATTATGCATACTTTCCCACGGGGTAAAGTTATTTGGAAGAATTATTTAGGGGTGGAATGGCTACTTTTACAATGAATAGTCTACCTGTCTACCAGCCAATGGGGCATCGCTCTCCCCATTGCAATCAGTTGATGTTAGTGTTGGCCTTGGAGACTAAGAAAAACATGTCCGAGGACTTGGGGAGTCTTCGTAAGTATGGACTAATTAGCTCACTACTACATTTCCAATTGCTGTCTTCTAAGCTCGTAAAATGTGGAATAAGGGAACTCTTTACCTTGGAGACTAAGAAAAACATGTCCACGGACTTGGAGTAAAGAGAGGATTGATGTAGAAGGTTTATTTACTCGTTCTTGGGTCCAACATAAGAACTGACTTCttttaggaaaaaatgaaaacacaAATTGGAGTATATTGAATTGGACTAATTAGTTCTTGGGCGTATGATTGCATACGTTAATGTGCCAAAAGACTCTGCGCAATGTAAGAGTTTCAATGCCTCGTTTGCTTCAAAACTGCCAAAGTTACAGTGATGTTCTTGTATTTTTTGTTCAAATGTCCTAACCTATCGATTTGCCCATGAAATTTCGAAAAGAAAAACCATCCTTCATCTTTCCCACATCAGACGTAAAATTGCAAGCCATCCTCGTATAACAATGTGATTAGTTAGCATTCATGCGATATTTCATTTATTGTCGCCATTTGCAGCCATTCTTGAACAGCTTGCCATCTGCTGTTGACGGTTTGATCAATAGAACCTGTAAGTGGCAAATCAATGTCTAGAAAGTTGCATACTAGTATTAgatgaaaaaaattttgtacCTTACTCGCAGTCCTCACTCCTCAGACCTTATCCGTGTTTCTGCAAAGCACTACAAATTAGCACGTGTAAAAATGTCCACCCTATCTACTTCAGAACTGGAAAAAGAGCACCAGCTTCAAAAGGCAGCAAAGACAAAGTCTTCAAAAAAGATACCAGCAAAATTTGGACAAGAAAGTTTCAATTGGAAATCTAGTGTCAAGACAGGTAAATCCTGATATACAATGATAAAGTCACTAATGCTACtgagaaattttgaaaaattattcgCCCAAATATGATCATTAGGAGGATTATTCTGAAAATACATAAACTCCAATTTTTGCCTCCCCCAGGGAGATAGGAGAAGGAAGTTAAGAGATTTATTGTAGCACTAAACAGCAAGTATGACCCTcaagccaagaaaagaaaaggacacCAAAATGAACGAACAGCTGCAACAGATGCCACAAAACGTATCAAAGGTGTTTCCTCTCAAACTGAGACTCGTGACAATGTGGGTCTAGCCAATCCCTAGAAGAACTCTTTGATGGGTTGACAGGCATTTTCCCACCCACAAGCTCTCTCAAATTGTCCACCTTATCTTCACGACCAGTTCCACCAAATCTCCCATCTGCCTCCTTTAGTTTCTGTTTAAACCTCTGTTTCCGACTAGAAGAATTCTGCTCCTGTTGTCTCGTCTGTGATGGCGGAGCACCATGCGGTCCAAGGTATATATAATCGTCCTTTTTGGCCTGCACAAGTGCAATCAGCTTGTGATAATCCTATACTGTCTTGTTATGTGTGTGTGCATGCATGCACGTGCAGCATTTGAAAGATTTGCAGTAGTTAAATAAGAAGGTTCCTGCAAATGCTTGCTTATTCTGATTTGCTTCAGAAATATATTTGCTGCAGCTCACCTTTACCGAGACGTTAGGATCTGCTACTCCTGGAGAATCTGATTTCTTTTGGTCGGAATTGCTTATTCCCAAGCTTGGAATCACAAATCCATCAGTGTCTAGTCCAAGAAATAAGAAGTCAGTCTGTATTCTAAGACTTGTAAACAAAAGCTGATAAGCTTTTGAGACTGAGTGGGTTAATTAGACACCAAATCGGCAACATGCAGCAGATTTCAGGACTTGCTGCTCAAAATGCTAAAAATGAGAATGAACTGTAGTACACCAAAAGCCTAGTCAAGCTTTATATTGGTTAGGTAACTTCACATCATTGTTCATGGCCACTCAGATCAGCATTTCACACAGACATCAGCATTCTTCAATCCAGAAAATGTGCAGTCAACAAACGCaaatttgatattctatctCTGGGTCACGAGATGGATATAACCATAATTGCACAGATAACTATCAAATGGCTTCTTCCTAATCATATCTCCTCCTCCTGTTCTCAAGCTCGGGCTACATTTGTTTCCTGAGCTGGTGAACCAAAGAAGAGGAGCAAAGATCTTTTGATGTGATGAATAATCTATATGCATCCTACATGTACTAGATATGATCCTCAAACAAGAGGATTACACAATAGAAAGATGAGCCCCCTAAGTTAATTTTGTTTCAACTCCAAATTTTAACCGAAATACGTACTTCCCTCGTGGATGAATTTCGACTCCAAATTTTAACCGAAATACATACTTCCCTCATGGATGAACTTACCATATCCTAAACCAAGAAAgtatgcaaggaaagaaaaatagtGCAAGAGGAAACACAGACTTAATTAAGGACGCAAATATCACCTTCTCCAACAAGAAATACATGGAATAGTAGATATTGAATAGCATCTGCATTGCAAATTCACATACgaagaaaaatattattaactCAACAAAACTATGAATTCACCATGAACTTTGCTCATTTGATTATGCTAGACAACATCCCACAACCTTGTTCAAAACTAAAACCTGTTAggttttaaacaaaaaataaataaaaagttagtgaattaacCACCAGCCGGAGAGTAACAGCATTGACAGATAACCACATTATGCTGTAGCTGTCCCATAAATTCCAAACACTTTCTGTGGACGTTCCAACAACGGATTTAACGATACCCTTATAACAACTTCATATCAGAGGTTCAATATAAACATACACTTCCAATAAGCTCAAGCAATAACTTTAGCTAGAAGGTGAAACTTGGACCTCAACTTCACTAACAATAATCAGTTAATCCACAATTTCCCTGACACCAACATCATTCTCCTGTATTCTTGAAATAATATCAATGCGCTAAACTTGCAGCAGCATATCATATGCACTGTTTCTCAGACTCGGACTAGGCAGAAAAACTCATTACTCCAATCATTAAGAAACTACGAGCATCCTATTAGCATAACCAACAACTTCACAGATTAGAaatcaattaatcacatagatTACACAAGAAAATACCAATCACTATCAGTAACGGGAAAAAGGAATAAATTTTATacaaaccatcatcaatcactGCAatattgtactcattccaaaaaaatctcattaaaagaagaattaaaaaaattaccCCACTCATCTTCTTCAGTGGAAGGAGTGGTATGCACTGGAGATGGGTCCATGGAATGCAGATGATCATGGATTTTGAGTTGGTCCAGAGAGAAAAAAACTGGGAGGAATTAAACTGACGAGTCAATTCGCTAGGAATTGGAATAAAGCTGAAAACTTTATCAGACGAGTTATAGAATTTTGACGATTGGAATATACGACACTGgcaacttttttttatttccctccccccctctctctctctctctctttagtATGGGGTCAATGGTTTTGGGCAAAGCGAAGTAAATCGATGAAAAATGGGGAAACCCTAGCCCTCCATCAGACCTGTATATCTCCCGACTCCCAATTTCTTTATTGCAGCCTGCCCGCAAAGCTACGTGGCAACTCATTTGCACGTTTAACTGAAATGCCGAAACTGCCCTTTTATTTACTTGCATGATCTAAATTTCATCTCTCGATCTATCTAGCTCGTGAGTCGTACGTAACATCCACTGCTTATTGTACCCTTAcacagaaaaaaaagaagaagaagtgtaaactataataaattttaaaaaatatgtgTTGATGACACGCATACTGTTTGTGCAATCTGGAAATaaggattgttatttttttaagtttttatagaAATATATACTGTAACAATTTGATGTGTTTAAGGTAAAAAAGaagattaaaaattatatttacaaaaaacgtaaaatttattttttaaaaaatgacaatccaaacaagagCTAAAAGTTTTATATCAAATAATGTTTTAGAAAACTTTTTACTACTAAACAAAATTATTACAACACTTATGAGTGattatgttgatgacatgcgtTTTTAGGTAATTGAGAAAGAAATTAGTGTTTATCCTTTGTTTTGAGGGTAAAACAAAAGTTTAAGAAGTGACgaaaatttccgcacaaaaaaaaatatgcctATTACTTTATAAGATCATACCAAAGTAACTGTTTTGATGGTTTCTTGGCGAGGAAAAGGCATAAGCCATTCTGTAATTTTCCTAAGGAAAAAATATTACGATGGTTTGGGTATAATAAACCGGAgcaccccttttttcttttatatttttcattattGGAACTTTGTTTTGTCGTTTTAAGACAGGCCCAATACTTTGATTGGGCGTTGAAGCTGACTCCGGCGTTTAATACAAACAGTGGAAAATTTTGTAAGGTTTGTTCTCttctttaaattgaaaaaaaaaatcttgaaaattTATTGAGACACATATTCTCCCTAACAAATAGAGATATTTCAGTCCATTTTCTCAAGAGAAGAGGCGGAATAAATACAAATGATCCCTCTCAGTATCCATGAAAGGCATGACAGGTTCGTTTGGCGGCATAGCAGCAGTGGAGATTACACCACCATGTCAGAATATGCTCAAGCCAAATAAAAAATGAGCAAGAAGGCCAATAAGATGT
The DNA window shown above is from Coffea arabica cultivar ET-39 chromosome 5e, Coffea Arabica ET-39 HiFi, whole genome shotgun sequence and carries:
- the LOC113743205 gene encoding uncharacterized protein, with product MDPSPVHTTPSTEEDEWDTDGFVIPSLGISNSDQKKSDSPGVADPNVSVKAKKDDYIYLGPHGAPPSQTRQQEQNSSSRKQRFKQKLKEADGRFGGTGREDKVDNLRELVGGKMPVNPSKSSSRDWLDPHCHESQFERKHL